A stretch of the Oncorhynchus clarkii lewisi isolate Uvic-CL-2024 chromosome 9, UVic_Ocla_1.0, whole genome shotgun sequence genome encodes the following:
- the LOC139415990 gene encoding INO80 complex subunit B-like isoform X1: MGKRKDMIHPRFLLGDGDHLGLHSLHRRKHKKHKKHKKKHHRDDGHSSYSEALESSSGILIKPPTQLRLKPPTQLRLKPPTQLRLKPPTQLRLKIKLGGQTLGTKSVPTFSVVPGVARSPSPLMIVDDDDDSDDDDDEEPSEGVPLEQYRAWLGECQDEDSNLDPSPLPDMDSDSLGGLGGPVDEEEKWLDALEKGELDDNGELKKEVDESLLTARQKALLHKQQNQPLLELPMGYKEKEMTAEMMQKREERARKRRLQAAKKAEENKNQTIERLTKTSKAKIKSMRERKSKQAQCPMVRYCDSAQGMGISFPKGVLAPTPAPPCPPPPAPVGCGVNGCSNLKRYSCSKTGIPLCSLECYKKNLVLVVESAT; encoded by the exons GTGATGGAGACCACCTGGGGTTACACAGCCTCCATAGGAGGAAACACAAGAAGCATAAGAAGCACAAGAAGAAGCATCACCGTGACGACGGGCACAGCTCCTACTCCGAGGCCCTGGAGTCATCTTCTGGCATCCTGATCAAGCCCCCCACGCAGCTCCGACTCAAGCCCCCCACGCAGCTCCGACTCAAGCCCCCCACGCAGCTCCGACTCAAGCCCCCCACACAGCTTCGACTCAAGATCAAACTGGGAGGCCAAACGCTGGGGACCAAAAG TGTGCCAACATTCAGTGTGGTCCCTGGTGTAGCCCGCTCCCCGTCTCCTCTGATGATCGTGGACGATGATGACGACTcggatgatgatgacgatgaggaGCCTTCTGAGGGCGTCCCACTCGAGCAGTACCGGGCCTGGCTTGGTGAGTGCCAAG ATGAGGACAGTAACCTGGACCCGTCTCCTCTGCCAGACATGGACTCTGACTCCCTGGGGGGACTGGGGGGGCCGGTGGACGAGGAGGAGAAGTGGCTGGACGCCCTGGAGAAAGGAGAGCTGGACGACAACGGAGAGCTGAAGAAGGAGGTCGATGAGTCACTGCTCACAGCCAGACAG AAAGCCCTCCTGCATAAGCAACAGAACCAGCCTCTCCTGGAGCTGCCCATGGGCTACAAGGAGAAGGAGATGACCGCTGAGATGATGCAGAAGAGGGAGGAGCGTGCCCGCAAGAGGCGTCTGCAGGCTGCCAAGAAGGCAGAGGAGAACAAGAACCAGACCATTGAGAGGCTCACCAAGACCTCGAAGGCCAAGATCAAGAGCATGAGGGAACGCAAGTCCAAGCAGGCCCAGTGTCCCATGGTCCGCTACTGCGACTCGGCCCAGGGAATGGGGATTTCCTTTCCCAAGGGGGTGCTAGCCCCCACCCCTGCTCCCCCGTGCCCCCCTCCACCGGCACCGGTAGGGTGCGGAGTAAACGGGTGCAGTAATCTGAAGAGGTACTCGTGCTCCAAGACGGGGATCCCGCTCTGTAGTCTGGAGTGCTACAAGAAGAATCTGGTCCTTGTTGTGGAGAGCGCCACTTGA
- the LOC139415990 gene encoding INO80 complex subunit B-like isoform X2 → MGKRKDMIHPRFLLGDGDHLGLHSLHRRKHKKHKKHKKKHHRDDGHSSYSEALESSSGILIKPPTQLRLKPPTQLRLKPPTQLRLKPPTQLRLKIKLGGQTLGTKSVPTFSVVPGVARSPSPLMIVDDDDDSDDDDDEEPSEGVPLEQYRAWLDEDSNLDPSPLPDMDSDSLGGLGGPVDEEEKWLDALEKGELDDNGELKKEVDESLLTARQKALLHKQQNQPLLELPMGYKEKEMTAEMMQKREERARKRRLQAAKKAEENKNQTIERLTKTSKAKIKSMRERKSKQAQCPMVRYCDSAQGMGISFPKGVLAPTPAPPCPPPPAPVGCGVNGCSNLKRYSCSKTGIPLCSLECYKKNLVLVVESAT, encoded by the exons GTGATGGAGACCACCTGGGGTTACACAGCCTCCATAGGAGGAAACACAAGAAGCATAAGAAGCACAAGAAGAAGCATCACCGTGACGACGGGCACAGCTCCTACTCCGAGGCCCTGGAGTCATCTTCTGGCATCCTGATCAAGCCCCCCACGCAGCTCCGACTCAAGCCCCCCACGCAGCTCCGACTCAAGCCCCCCACGCAGCTCCGACTCAAGCCCCCCACACAGCTTCGACTCAAGATCAAACTGGGAGGCCAAACGCTGGGGACCAAAAG TGTGCCAACATTCAGTGTGGTCCCTGGTGTAGCCCGCTCCCCGTCTCCTCTGATGATCGTGGACGATGATGACGACTcggatgatgatgacgatgaggaGCCTTCTGAGGGCGTCCCACTCGAGCAGTACCGGGCCTGGCTTG ATGAGGACAGTAACCTGGACCCGTCTCCTCTGCCAGACATGGACTCTGACTCCCTGGGGGGACTGGGGGGGCCGGTGGACGAGGAGGAGAAGTGGCTGGACGCCCTGGAGAAAGGAGAGCTGGACGACAACGGAGAGCTGAAGAAGGAGGTCGATGAGTCACTGCTCACAGCCAGACAG AAAGCCCTCCTGCATAAGCAACAGAACCAGCCTCTCCTGGAGCTGCCCATGGGCTACAAGGAGAAGGAGATGACCGCTGAGATGATGCAGAAGAGGGAGGAGCGTGCCCGCAAGAGGCGTCTGCAGGCTGCCAAGAAGGCAGAGGAGAACAAGAACCAGACCATTGAGAGGCTCACCAAGACCTCGAAGGCCAAGATCAAGAGCATGAGGGAACGCAAGTCCAAGCAGGCCCAGTGTCCCATGGTCCGCTACTGCGACTCGGCCCAGGGAATGGGGATTTCCTTTCCCAAGGGGGTGCTAGCCCCCACCCCTGCTCCCCCGTGCCCCCCTCCACCGGCACCGGTAGGGTGCGGAGTAAACGGGTGCAGTAATCTGAAGAGGTACTCGTGCTCCAAGACGGGGATCCCGCTCTGTAGTCTGGAGTGCTACAAGAAGAATCTGGTCCTTGTTGTGGAGAGCGCCACTTGA